In Macrotis lagotis isolate mMagLag1 chromosome 8, bilby.v1.9.chrom.fasta, whole genome shotgun sequence, a single genomic region encodes these proteins:
- the TIGD7 gene encoding tigger transposable element-derived protein 7: MNKRGKYTTLNLEEKMKVLSRIECGHSLKSVMDEFGISKSTFYDIKKNKKLILDFVLKQDMPLVGAEKRKRTTGAKYGDVDDAVYMWYQQKRSAGVPVRGVELQAAAERFAQCFGRTDFKASTGWLFRFRNRHAIGNRKVYGEQVLSSVSENVEPFRQNLSMVLREEKLCLAQVYNGDETDLFWKSVPESIQTNKDMCMPGQKINKERLSALLCANADGTHKLKSVIIGKSKQPRSIKDDINASSVIYKSSKDVWFTKESFSEWFFQNFIPEVRDFQLNALRLDEKDVKAVLLLDSTPAHPSAESLMSNDGRIKCIFFPPNTTSLIQPMNQGVILSCKQLYRWKQLEESLVIFEESDEEQETKEEKTVAKIKPYSIKSAISNWAKSWDEVKQITIANAWENLLYKKEPEFNIQGLEDGDYREILERCGDLETSLDDVRVWLSGDNEAHCPTKMKDVTREVTQEEGIVEEEVEQHSTKFKLSSIRENLDCLLDFVDATPEFQRFYFTLKEMQQELIKKQSQRRIYPKIGNFLKPRVHNIKDSFNLPSTSRCGN; the protein is encoded by the coding sequence ATGaataagagaggaaaatatacaacattgaatttagaggaaaaaatgaaggtCTTGAGTAGAATTGAATGTGGACACTCTCTTAAAAGTGTAATGGATGAATTTGGAATCAGTAAATCAACAttttatgacattaaaaaaaataagaaattgattTTGGACTTTGTGTTAAAGCAAGATATGCCATTAGTTggagcagagaaaagaaaaagaacaacagGTGCCAAATATGGTGATGTTGACGATGCTGTATACATGTGGTACCAACAAAAGCGTTCAGCTGGTGTTCCTGTTAGAGGCGTGGAACTTCAGGCTGCTGCTGAGAGATTTGCACAGTGTTTTGGTCGAACAGACTTCAAAGCCAGCACTGGCTGGCTTTTCAGATTTAGAAATAGGCATGCTATAGGGAATCGAAAAGTATATGGGGAACAAGTGCTGAGTTCTGTTTCAGAAAATGTTGAACCATTTAGACAAAACCTATCCATGGTCCTCAGAGAGGAGAAGCTATGTCTGGCTCAGGTGTACAATGGTGATGAGACAGATCTCTTTTGGAAATCAGTGCCAGAAAGTATTCAGACAAACAAAGATATGTGTATGCCAGGgcagaaaataaacaaagaacGATTGTCAGCTCTTCTGTGTGCAAATGCAGATGGGACCCACAAGTTGAAATCAGTTATTATTGGAAAATCAAAACAGCCTAGATCTATTAAGGATGACATAAATGCTTCATCAGTGATATACAAATCCAGTAAAGATGTCTGGTTCACCAAAGAATCATTTTCAGAATGGTTCTTTCAAAACTTTATTCCTGAGGTTAGAGATTTTCAACTTAATGCCCTGAGGTTAGATGAAAAGGATGTAAAAGCAGTGTTACTTCTCGACAGCACTCCAGCCCATCCTTCAGCTGAatctctaatgagtaatgatgGGAGAATCAAATGTATCTTCTTCCCCCCAAATACTACATCATTGATACAGCCAATGAATCAGGGTGTGATCTTGAGCTGCAAACAACTTTACAGGTGGAAGCAGCTTGAAGAAAGTCTGGTAATTTTTGAAGAGAGTGATGAAGAAcaggaaacaaaagaagaaaaaacagttgcaaaaatcaAACCTTATAGCATAAAAAGTGCAATTTCCAACTGGGCAAAGAGTTGGGATGAAGTAAAGCAAATAACAATAGCAAATGCATGGGAAAATCTCCTTTACAAAAAAGAACCAGAATTTAATATTCAAGGCTTAGAAGATGGTGATTACAGAGAAATTCTTGAGAGATGTGGTGACCTGGAGACCAGTTTAGATGATGTCAGGGTGTGGTTATCTGGAGATAATGAAGCACATTGCCCCACCAAAATGAAAGATGTCACTAGGGAAGTTACCCAAGAAGAAGGGATTGTTGAAGAGGAGGTAGAACAGCATTCAACAAAGTTTAAGTTATCTAGTATTCGAGAAAATTTAGACTGTCTTCTTGACTTTGTTGATGCCACTCCAGAGTTTCAAAGATTCTATTTCACACTGAAAGAGATGCAACAAGAATTAATCAAAAAACAATCCCAGAGAAGAATCTACCCTAAAATTGGTAACTTTTTAAAACCAAGGGTTCATAATATTAAGGATTCCTTTAATTTGCCTTCAACTTCTAGGTGTGGTAATTGA